A genomic window from Salvia miltiorrhiza cultivar Shanhuang (shh) chromosome 5, IMPLAD_Smil_shh, whole genome shotgun sequence includes:
- the LOC130985295 gene encoding SH3 domain-containing protein 3, with protein sequence MLYLLNCNISLILIISRLRVYSCNQREDLNTDERLSSERRCFVRTIQNHCALGLQEIHSGEAAAMDAFRKQASKLREQVAKQQQAVIKQFGGSGYESSEVMVIDEVELQMHHQLEKLYRSTRSGREFQKEVVKAAEAFTAVGYKHIEAGTKLSEDCSRYGAENAYDEALAKATSVYGEARKHVEREQDDFNRLLFTQVLEPLRAMINGTPLEDARHLAQRYSKMRQEAEAQAAEVFRRQARVRESPIPDNVAKLHAAETRMQELKANMAVLGKEAAAALSAVEAQQQRLTFQRLVAMVEGERTYHERVATILGNIETEVVSEKQRKEAAPPVIPLNHTSDKTKYFLAEAVHAFDAETDKELSLAVGDFVVVRKVNPSGWSEGECKGRAGWFPSKYVEKRQRVPTNYTAAEVY encoded by the exons ATGCTCTACCTCCTTAATTGTAACATTTCGTTGATTTTGATTATCTCAAGGCTACGAGTATACAGCTGCAATCAAAGAGAAGATCTGAATACTGACGAGCGCCTGAGTTCGGAGCGCCGTTGTTTTGTCCGAACTATTCAAAATCACTGTGCATTGGGGCTCCAGGAGATTCACAGTGGGGAAGCGGCGGCAATGGATGCTTTCAGGAAACAAGCCAGTAAACTCAGAGAGCAAGTCGCCAAGCAGCAGCAG GCTGTGATTAAGCAGTTCGGTGGGAGCGGCTATGAGAGTTCGGAGGTTATGGTTATTGATGAGGTTGAGTTGCAGATGCATCATCAATTGGAGAAATTGTACAGATCTACTCGATCCGGAAGG GAGTTTCAGAAAGAAGTTGTCAAAGCAGCTGAGGCTTTCACTGCTGTAGGGTATAAACATATAGAAGCTG GCACCAAGTTGTCTGAAGATTGTTCCAGGTACGGTGCAGAGAATGCTTATGATGAGGCTCTTGCAAAGGCTACATCCGTATATGGGGAAGCCCGAAAACATGTGGAGAGGGAGCAGGATGATTTCAACAGATTGTTGTTTACACAG GTGTTAGAACCCTTGAGAGCAATGATTAATGGTACTCCCCTGGAAGATGCTCGACACCTTGCTCAACGATATAGTAAAATGAGACAAGAAGCTGAGGCACAG GCGGCTGAAGTTTTTAGACGCCAAGCACGTGTAAGGGAATCACCTATTCCTGACAATGTGGCGAAGCTGCATGCTGCAGAAACTAGAATGCAGGAACTCAAAGCAAATATGGCAGTACTCGGTAAAGAAGCAGCGGCAGCATTATCTGCTGTAGAAGCACAGCAGCAGAGGCTTACATTTCAGAGACTTGTAGCAATG GTCGAAGGTGAAAGGACATATCATGAACGAGTTGCTACAATTCTCGGAAATATTGAAACTGAG GTGGTTTCAGAGAAACAGAGGAAAGAGGCGGCCCCTCCTGTGATTCCTCTCAATCACACTTCAGATAAAACAAAGTACTTTCTGGCTGAG GCAGTTCATGCTTTTGATGCTGAAACAGATAAGGAACTAAGCTTGGCAGTGGGGGATTTTGTTGTTGTTCGGAAG GTGAATCCTTCTGGGTGGTCAGAAGGAGAATGTAAAGGCAGAGCAGGATGGTTTCCATCTAAGTACGTGGAGAAGCGCCAAAGAGTTCCGACAAATTATACTGCAGCTGAAGTTTATTAA